One segment of Niabella beijingensis DNA contains the following:
- a CDS encoding TSUP family transporter has translation MKEPQPIETNQLQEQSNTLFPVFLKLEELNLLIIGGGHVALEKLNAVLGNAPATQILLVGKAILPEIKALADRYPNLLLEERAYTADDIRRSSLIIAAVNDIDTATRIKADAAAAEKLVNVADKPELCDFYLGSIVKKGHLKIAISTNGKSPTIAKRLRETFSAAIPDEMNDLLDNMQQIRDQLSGNLDHKVKVLNHITRDLAVNGVDPDAPFNVDNPPESEVVDSSTLVASATRRSTPYLIAIGLFLVLALAVYTIYAFGVSDTLLHFLNKDNHLFYWMMLVGFLAEIVAGSMGMGYGVICTTILLMLNVAPPIVSASIHSAESFTTAAGSISHFKLGNVNKKLTKALAIPAVAGAIIGALALSYLGEKDAKIMKPFIAAYTMYLGIRILMNTFNRKKGQQAMKKARQKKTNITALGLAGGFIDSFGGGGWGPLVTGTFIKNGRTPRYVVGSSTVAKFILTVTSAITFVFTLGIQHWNIVAGLLIGGIVTAPFSAMLTAKLPARKMFAVVGVLVVVMSLITIYKALFL, from the coding sequence ATGAAGGAGCCACAGCCGATCGAAACCAACCAGCTACAGGAACAGTCCAATACCCTTTTTCCGGTTTTTCTAAAACTGGAAGAGCTCAACCTGCTCATCATTGGCGGAGGCCATGTAGCGCTCGAAAAACTCAATGCCGTGCTGGGCAATGCACCGGCCACGCAGATCCTGCTGGTGGGCAAAGCGATCCTGCCCGAAATAAAAGCGCTCGCAGACCGGTACCCTAACCTGCTGCTGGAGGAACGGGCTTATACCGCTGATGACATCCGCAGGTCAAGCCTGATCATTGCAGCGGTAAATGATATCGATACCGCAACAAGGATCAAAGCCGATGCGGCGGCAGCCGAAAAGCTGGTAAATGTGGCCGACAAACCGGAGCTCTGTGATTTTTACCTGGGGTCCATTGTAAAAAAAGGCCATTTGAAAATTGCCATTTCCACGAACGGGAAATCGCCCACGATCGCCAAACGCCTGCGGGAAACCTTTTCCGCAGCCATTCCGGATGAGATGAACGACCTGCTGGACAATATGCAGCAGATCCGGGATCAGCTTTCGGGCAACCTGGATCATAAGGTGAAAGTGCTCAACCATATCACCCGGGACCTTGCCGTAAATGGTGTGGATCCCGATGCACCTTTTAATGTAGACAACCCGCCGGAAAGTGAGGTGGTGGACAGCTCCACGCTGGTAGCCAGCGCTACCCGGCGCAGTACGCCTTACCTCATCGCTATCGGATTGTTTCTGGTACTGGCGCTGGCCGTTTATACCATTTATGCATTTGGCGTCAGTGATACCCTCCTTCATTTTCTGAACAAGGACAACCACCTTTTTTACTGGATGATGTTGGTGGGCTTCCTGGCAGAAATCGTTGCAGGCTCCATGGGCATGGGATACGGGGTGATCTGTACCACCATCCTGCTGATGCTGAATGTGGCACCACCCATTGTAAGCGCCAGCATCCATTCTGCAGAATCGTTCACTACGGCTGCAGGCAGTATCAGTCATTTCAAACTGGGTAATGTAAATAAGAAACTGACAAAGGCCCTGGCCATACCCGCAGTGGCCGGCGCCATCATCGGTGCCCTGGCATTATCCTATCTTGGTGAGAAGGATGCAAAGATCATGAAACCCTTTATTGCCGCATATACTATGTACCTGGGTATCCGGATCCTGATGAATACCTTTAACCGGAAAAAAGGGCAGCAGGCGATGAAAAAAGCACGTCAGAAAAAAACAAATATCACTGCGCTTGGTCTTGCAGGCGGCTTTATCGATTCGTTTGGCGGCGGGGGCTGGGGACCGCTTGTAACCGGCACCTTTATCAAAAACGGGAGAACACCCCGCTATGTTGTAGGCAGCTCTACTGTTGCAAAATTCATACTCACCGTTACCAGTGCCATCACCTTTGTGTTTACACTGGGCATCCAGCACTGGAATATTGTTGCCGGACTGCTGATCGGCGGCATTGTCACTGCTCCCTTTTCTGCAATGCTGACAGCCAAACTGCCTGCCCGGAAAATGTTTGCCGTTGTAGGAGTACTGGTGGTGGTAATGAGCCTTATCACCATCTATAAGGCCCTTTTCCTGTAA
- the epsC gene encoding serine O-acetyltransferase EpsC yields MSEKDFLSLLQRHNKKRTGNIPDKALSHQFVDDIFGFLFVPQTGVNQKETDLEKGWYSLKSHLTTLVYDVVNDGTKAQALSDKFFKELPGIYETLQKDASFFLANDPAALNKEEVLHAYPGFYAIAVYRISNQLWKLGIGVLPRILTEYAHSKTGIDIHPGATIGSSFFIDHGTGVVIGETAVIGEQVKIYQGVTIGALNSAKVKKDKKRHPTVEDNVIIYSGATILGGDTVIGKDSVIGGNAWITFSVPPASLVYHKSEVVEKEHFSHKNSVKAILKK; encoded by the coding sequence ATGAGCGAAAAAGATTTTTTAAGTCTCTTACAACGGCACAATAAAAAGCGTACCGGCAATATTCCGGACAAAGCGCTGAGCCACCAGTTTGTAGATGATATCTTCGGCTTTCTCTTTGTACCCCAAACCGGGGTGAACCAGAAGGAGACCGACCTGGAAAAGGGCTGGTATTCGTTAAAAAGTCATTTAACGACGCTTGTTTACGATGTGGTGAACGATGGTACAAAAGCGCAGGCGCTTTCGGATAAATTCTTTAAAGAACTCCCGGGTATCTATGAAACCCTTCAAAAGGATGCCTCCTTTTTCCTCGCCAATGATCCTGCTGCGCTGAATAAGGAAGAAGTTCTCCATGCGTATCCGGGCTTTTACGCGATAGCTGTATACCGCATCTCCAACCAGCTGTGGAAGCTCGGCATCGGTGTATTACCCCGCATCCTTACGGAATACGCGCACAGCAAAACCGGTATCGACATCCATCCCGGGGCGACCATCGGTTCTTCCTTTTTTATCGACCACGGTACGGGAGTGGTGATCGGCGAAACCGCCGTCATCGGTGAGCAGGTAAAGATCTACCAGGGAGTCACCATCGGGGCGCTCAATTCCGCCAAGGTCAAAAAAGATAAAAAAAGACATCCGACCGTAGAAGACAACGTGATCATCTATTCCGGCGCCACCATATTGGGAGGAGATACCGTTATCGGAAAAGACAGTGTTATCGGCGGCAATGCCTGGATCACATTCAGTGTTCCCCCGGCCTCACTGGTATATCATAAAAGCGAAGTGGTGGAAAAGGAACACTTTTCCCACAAGAATTCTGTAAAGGCGATACTGAAAAAATAA
- the cysI gene encoding assimilatory sulfite reductase (NADPH) hemoprotein subunit: MSEKNNLSGTEKIKMASQGLRGTLKESLKDAHTGAIREDDQALVKFHGMYMQDDRDRREERSRKKLEPLYSFMIRLRLPGGFMTPEQWIGLHHVAGNYSTGTIKITTRQTIQLHGILKSHTKPTISAFNTMHLDSIAACGDVNRNVTCASHPKESPLHEEIYQFAREISAHHLPKTRGYYEVWMDAEKLVETTEEDPLYQDRYLPRKFKIGIAIPPNNDVDVFINDLGLIAIIEDGVLKGYNFAAGGGLGSTHGNAATYARLGSMLGYVPKEQTLKAIYEVITVQRDFGNRSDRKQSRLKYTIDKLGVDTYREEVEKRCGFKFEPARPYTFTSRKDAYGWSQNHEGKWYYTLFVENGRVVDENGYLLKSGLLKVAETGKANFRFTCNQNLILSDIPGEAKATIEQILEEHQIIKSTETSSSMRRNSMACVALNTCGLAMAEAQRYLPTLISKIEPLLQKHQLQEDDIIVRMTGCPNGCGRSPNAEIGFVGTSMGKYNLHIGGDRLGARLNTKYKDSLDETGILETLDGLFDVYVKERNTGETFGDFSQRKWITPDL; the protein is encoded by the coding sequence ATGAGCGAGAAAAATAATTTATCAGGAACCGAGAAAATAAAAATGGCCAGCCAGGGCCTGAGAGGTACGTTGAAAGAAAGTCTTAAGGATGCGCATACCGGCGCCATCCGCGAGGACGATCAGGCATTGGTGAAATTCCATGGCATGTACATGCAGGACGACAGGGACCGCCGTGAGGAGCGCAGCCGGAAGAAACTGGAGCCGCTTTATTCCTTTATGATCCGTTTACGTTTACCGGGCGGCTTCATGACGCCGGAGCAATGGATCGGGCTGCACCATGTGGCAGGAAATTACTCCACCGGTACCATAAAGATCACCACCAGGCAAACCATCCAGTTGCACGGCATTTTAAAATCGCATACCAAGCCCACTATCAGTGCGTTTAACACCATGCACCTGGATTCCATTGCAGCCTGCGGCGATGTGAACCGGAACGTGACCTGCGCTTCTCATCCCAAAGAGTCGCCCCTGCACGAAGAGATCTACCAGTTTGCCCGCGAAATCAGTGCCCATCACCTGCCCAAGACACGTGGCTATTATGAAGTGTGGATGGACGCGGAAAAATTAGTGGAAACCACCGAAGAAGATCCTTTGTACCAGGACCGTTACCTGCCCCGGAAATTCAAGATCGGCATTGCCATACCCCCCAATAATGATGTGGATGTATTCATAAATGACCTGGGGTTGATTGCCATTATAGAAGACGGTGTATTAAAAGGCTACAACTTTGCCGCCGGCGGAGGTCTCGGTTCAACACATGGTAATGCAGCAACCTATGCACGACTGGGAAGCATGCTGGGCTATGTACCCAAAGAGCAGACTTTAAAAGCTATTTATGAAGTAATAACGGTACAGCGCGATTTCGGGAACCGCAGTGACCGCAAACAATCGCGACTGAAATATACCATCGACAAACTGGGTGTGGACACGTACCGGGAGGAAGTGGAAAAGCGCTGCGGGTTTAAATTCGAACCGGCACGGCCTTATACTTTTACCAGCCGCAAGGACGCCTATGGCTGGTCGCAGAATCATGAAGGGAAATGGTATTATACACTCTTCGTGGAAAACGGCCGTGTGGTGGATGAGAATGGTTATCTTTTAAAAAGCGGCCTGTTAAAAGTTGCGGAAACGGGTAAAGCCAATTTCAGGTTCACCTGCAATCAAAACCTGATACTAAGTGATATTCCCGGTGAAGCTAAAGCAACCATCGAACAGATACTGGAAGAGCACCAGATCATCAAAAGCACGGAGACCTCCAGTTCCATGCGGAGGAACTCCATGGCCTGTGTTGCCCTGAATACCTGCGGGCTGGCAATGGCAGAGGCACAGCGCTACCTGCCCACCCTCATCAGCAAAATAGAACCCCTGCTGCAGAAACACCAGTTGCAGGAGGATGATATCATTGTGCGTATGACCGGCTGCCCCAACGGCTGCGGACGTTCTCCCAATGCAGAGATCGGCTTTGTCGGCACTTCCATGGGAAAATACAACCTGCATATCGGCGGTGATCGGCTTGGTGCGCGGTTGAATACAAAATATAAAGACAGCCTGGACGAAACAGGCATTCTGGAAACACTGGACGGCCTGTTTGACGTTTATGTAAAAGAGCGGAATACCGGCGAGACCTTTGGCGATTTTTCACAACGTAAATGGATCACTCCAGACCTGTAA
- a CDS encoding diflavin oxidoreductase, translated as MLSDAKLGAIKSLTPSLSRDELLWASGYFAGLAQGLAGGQETAAAIPAAVKKISLVYGTETGNAKKLATQLAGTAKKKGITVKLTGLDQYRFTDLPKEEYFFVVISTQGEGEPPMLAKRFYDHIHENQLNLSKLKFGVLALGDSSYPEFCKTGEDVDARLEALGAHRVLPLKKCDVEYEEDALQWLDNVVAALQSTAPGPSAVPAAAESKPSGKKYYNGKVITNINLNDRGSNKQTFHIEITTEESIDYQPGDALGIVPSNKQDMINKIIGITGIDPEKEIQTEKITANVRDLLSQHLNICYLLKSTVKKFAALTKQEIPDTRMSLYDLLRIYPVKDTAQFEEVIRILTAQSPRLYSISSSPNAHGENEIHITVSKNQFTVEDEERYGLCSEFLSDLDEGHEIEFFIQKAKHFKLPEEDKDVIMIGPGTGVAPFRSFLAERDATGASGKNWLFFGEQHFVTDFLYQTEIQSHLETGVLSNLDLAFSRDTDQKIYVQHRVKEKGDILLEWLNNGAYLYICGAKDPMCRDVEDTFVELFRAKGKSEEEARNYLVQLEEEGRYSKDVY; from the coding sequence ATGCTATCTGACGCAAAATTGGGCGCGATCAAAAGTCTCACTCCTTCACTTTCCAGAGATGAATTGCTTTGGGCCAGCGGTTATTTCGCCGGTCTGGCGCAGGGGCTCGCGGGCGGGCAGGAAACAGCAGCTGCAATACCGGCAGCTGTCAAAAAGATATCGCTGGTTTATGGTACAGAAACCGGTAACGCAAAAAAACTGGCCACCCAACTGGCCGGCACCGCCAAAAAGAAAGGCATCACGGTAAAACTGACCGGACTGGACCAATACCGTTTCACCGATCTTCCGAAGGAAGAGTATTTTTTTGTGGTCATCTCCACCCAGGGAGAGGGCGAACCCCCGATGCTGGCCAAAAGATTCTATGATCATATCCACGAGAACCAGCTCAACCTCAGCAAACTCAAATTCGGGGTACTGGCACTTGGAGACAGCTCCTACCCCGAGTTCTGTAAAACAGGCGAAGACGTGGATGCCCGGCTGGAAGCCCTGGGAGCGCACCGGGTATTACCCCTTAAGAAATGCGATGTGGAATATGAAGAGGATGCGCTGCAATGGCTGGATAATGTAGTGGCAGCACTGCAATCCACAGCTCCCGGTCCGTCGGCTGTGCCTGCGGCAGCGGAGTCAAAACCCTCCGGCAAAAAATACTATAACGGTAAGGTCATTACCAACATCAATCTCAACGACAGAGGCTCCAATAAACAGACCTTCCACATCGAGATCACCACGGAGGAATCCATCGACTATCAACCCGGCGACGCACTGGGCATCGTGCCTTCCAACAAACAGGATATGATCAATAAGATCATCGGCATCACCGGCATCGATCCTGAGAAAGAGATCCAGACGGAAAAGATAACGGCAAATGTACGGGACCTGCTGAGCCAGCACCTGAACATCTGTTACCTGCTGAAATCGACCGTAAAAAAATTCGCAGCGCTTACAAAACAGGAGATCCCCGATACCCGTATGAGTCTCTATGACCTGCTGCGCATTTATCCCGTAAAGGATACAGCACAATTTGAGGAAGTGATCCGGATCTTAACCGCCCAGTCGCCCCGTCTGTATTCCATTTCCTCATCGCCCAACGCCCACGGAGAAAATGAGATCCATATAACGGTTTCCAAAAACCAGTTCACGGTAGAGGACGAAGAGCGCTACGGCCTTTGCAGCGAGTTTCTTTCCGACCTGGACGAAGGGCATGAAATTGAATTTTTCATCCAGAAGGCCAAACATTTTAAGCTCCCGGAAGAAGATAAGGATGTGATCATGATCGGCCCGGGAACCGGAGTGGCCCCTTTCCGCTCTTTTCTTGCAGAGCGGGATGCGACCGGCGCCAGCGGCAAGAACTGGCTGTTTTTCGGAGAGCAGCATTTTGTAACTGATTTTCTTTATCAGACGGAGATCCAGAGCCACCTGGAAACCGGTGTGCTCAGCAACCTGGACCTGGCATTTTCCAGAGACACGGATCAAAAGATCTATGTACAGCACCGTGTGAAGGAAAAAGGAGATATATTGCTGGAGTGGCTGAACAACGGGGCTTACCTTTACATCTGCGGGGCCAAGGATCCTATGTGCCGGGATGTGGAAGACACGTTTGTGGAGCTCTTCAGGGCAAAAGGAAAATCAGAAGAAGAAGCCCGGAACTACCTCGTTCAGCTGGAAGAAGAAGGCCGGTATTCAAAGGATGTATATTAA
- the cobA gene encoding uroporphyrinogen-III C-methyltransferase has product MLLQHTSPVKNQPQNGRGKVILAGAGPGDPDLITVKAADALRRADVVLTDRLVSEVLLHRYVAPATEIVYVGKECSKKRSVPQATINELLVHYALQGKLVVRLKGGDASIFSNILDELETLTRHGISYEIIPGVTAALGAAAYSGMPLTARGYATAVRFLTYYKSDVVADAYWQELAATEDTLVFYMSSGTLDQVVQKLTQFHIAPEKQLAVVEQATTCFQQVHTCSLYDYGTTLKGKTLASPSLVVVGRVVALHQQFRWLENSNSHQSYFKPVTEEMINVHQQNNLKHAI; this is encoded by the coding sequence ATGCTTCTTCAACATACATCACCCGTAAAAAACCAGCCACAGAACGGCAGGGGCAAGGTGATCCTCGCCGGCGCCGGACCGGGGGATCCGGACCTGATCACGGTAAAGGCAGCAGATGCGTTACGGCGCGCTGACGTGGTACTCACAGACCGTCTTGTAAGCGAAGTACTGCTGCACCGTTATGTAGCACCTGCAACCGAGATCGTATATGTGGGAAAGGAATGCAGCAAGAAAAGATCGGTACCCCAGGCTACCATCAATGAACTGCTGGTACATTATGCATTGCAGGGCAAGCTGGTGGTACGACTGAAAGGCGGGGATGCTTCTATTTTTTCCAACATCCTGGATGAGCTGGAGACCCTTACCCGGCATGGCATTTCTTATGAGATCATTCCCGGTGTAACCGCAGCGCTGGGTGCAGCGGCCTATTCCGGCATGCCGCTTACCGCAAGAGGTTATGCTACCGCAGTGCGTTTTCTTACTTACTATAAGTCCGATGTGGTAGCGGATGCTTACTGGCAGGAACTGGCCGCCACTGAGGACACGCTGGTATTCTATATGTCGTCCGGAACCCTGGATCAGGTGGTTCAGAAATTAACACAGTTCCATATTGCCCCGGAAAAACAACTGGCGGTAGTGGAGCAGGCAACAACCTGTTTTCAGCAGGTACATACCTGTAGCCTGTATGATTACGGAACCACGCTGAAGGGCAAAACACTGGCCTCCCCCAGCCTGGTGGTCGTGGGCAGGGTGGTAGCACTGCACCAGCAGTTCCGCTGGCTCGAGAACAGCAACAGCCACCAGTCTTATTTTAAACCGGTAACGGAAGAAATGATAAATGTTCATCAACAAAATAACTTAAAACATGCTATCTGA
- a CDS encoding sulfate adenylyltransferase subunit 1, with amino-acid sequence MDILRFITAGSVDDGKSTLIGRLLYDSKSILVDQLEALEKQSKNKNADGIDLALLTDGLRAEREQGITIDVAYRYFSTPKRKFIIADAPGHVQYTRNMITGASNSSLIIILIDARAGVIEQTRRHSIIASLLKIPHVVVAINKMDLADFAEQRFNEIKADYEKVAAQLNLQNVTYVPISALLGDNIVDHSANMPWYTGPSLLEFLEEVEVASDINHTDPRFQVQYVIRPQTAELHDYRGYAGEIISGVYKVGDKIKILPAGLESTITKIEVGGQEVSEAFAPQAAVLHIADDIDISRGDTFARVDNLPKVANEIEVVLCWLDNKPLIRGNKYFLQHKGRLIKTVVRDVAYKLDVNTLERIPAEDGVKLNEVVHATIKTAAPLVYDDFATLSDYGNAILIDETSNSTVAAVLLN; translated from the coding sequence ATGGATATATTACGTTTCATAACCGCCGGCAGTGTGGACGATGGCAAAAGCACATTGATCGGAAGACTTTTATACGACAGCAAAAGTATTCTTGTAGACCAGCTGGAAGCGCTGGAAAAACAATCAAAGAATAAAAATGCCGATGGTATCGACCTGGCATTGCTTACCGATGGTTTAAGGGCTGAAAGGGAACAAGGCATCACGATCGATGTCGCCTATCGTTATTTCTCTACACCAAAAAGAAAATTCATCATTGCGGATGCCCCGGGGCACGTACAGTATACACGCAATATGATCACGGGCGCTTCCAATTCCAGTCTGATCATTATCCTGATCGACGCACGTGCCGGCGTTATCGAACAAACAAGAAGGCATTCCATCATTGCGTCCCTGCTCAAAATACCACATGTGGTGGTAGCGATCAATAAAATGGATCTGGCAGATTTTGCCGAACAGCGGTTCAACGAAATTAAAGCGGATTATGAAAAAGTGGCCGCCCAGCTGAATCTTCAGAACGTGACCTACGTTCCCATTTCAGCGTTGCTGGGTGATAATATCGTGGATCATTCCGCCAATATGCCCTGGTATACCGGCCCGTCGCTGCTGGAATTCCTGGAAGAGGTTGAAGTAGCATCCGATATCAATCATACCGATCCCCGTTTCCAGGTACAATACGTGATCCGTCCGCAAACAGCCGAGCTGCACGATTACCGCGGCTATGCCGGCGAGATCATCAGCGGGGTTTATAAAGTAGGTGATAAAATAAAGATCCTTCCTGCCGGCCTGGAATCCACCATCACAAAAATTGAAGTGGGCGGCCAGGAAGTAAGCGAAGCTTTTGCACCGCAGGCAGCAGTATTGCATATTGCGGATGATATCGATATCAGCCGCGGCGATACATTTGCCCGCGTGGACAATCTGCCCAAGGTGGCCAACGAAATCGAAGTAGTGCTCTGCTGGCTCGATAACAAACCACTGATCCGGGGCAACAAATATTTTCTTCAGCACAAAGGCCGGCTGATCAAGACCGTTGTACGGGACGTGGCCTATAAGCTGGATGTAAACACACTGGAACGCATTCCCGCTGAAGACGGTGTAAAACTGAATGAGGTGGTGCACGCCACCATAAAAACGGCGGCTCCGCTGGTATACGATGATTTTGCGACGCTCAGTGATTACGGCAACGCAATACTGATCGACGAGACCAGCAACAGCACAGTGGCAGCGGTGCTGCTGAACTGA
- the cysD gene encoding sulfate adenylyltransferase subunit CysD, with translation MGEYTLDYLEQLEAESIYIFREVAAQFEKPALLFSGGKDSITLVQLAKKAFAPGKIPFPLVHIDTGHNFPEALAYRDALAKEVGAELIVRKVEDTIKQKHLTEPKGKFASRNWLQIHTLLDTIEEFKFDACIGGARRDEEKARAKERIFSVRDEFGQWEPKLQRPELWNIYNGRIHKGENVRVFPISNWTELDVWNYIKKEAIPLPSIYFAHEREVIEHEGQLIAVSDYITIDETDVIATKKVRYRTVGDMTCTAAVESSATTLDEVVNEIMATRISERGETRIDDKVTEAAMEDRKKGGYF, from the coding sequence ATGGGTGAGTATACATTAGACTACCTTGAGCAGCTCGAGGCCGAAAGTATTTATATTTTCAGGGAAGTAGCAGCACAATTTGAAAAACCGGCACTGCTTTTCAGCGGCGGTAAAGATTCCATTACCCTGGTGCAACTGGCAAAAAAGGCCTTTGCACCCGGTAAAATTCCGTTTCCCCTGGTACATATCGATACCGGGCACAACTTCCCGGAGGCACTGGCCTACCGGGATGCACTGGCAAAAGAAGTAGGTGCGGAGCTGATCGTACGCAAAGTGGAAGATACCATTAAACAAAAACATCTTACCGAACCCAAGGGCAAATTTGCCAGCCGCAACTGGCTGCAGATCCACACCCTGCTGGATACCATCGAAGAGTTTAAGTTTGATGCCTGCATCGGCGGCGCACGCCGCGATGAGGAAAAGGCCCGCGCCAAAGAGCGCATCTTTTCTGTAAGAGATGAGTTTGGTCAGTGGGAACCCAAGCTGCAGCGCCCGGAACTCTGGAACATCTACAACGGCCGTATCCACAAAGGCGAGAATGTACGGGTGTTCCCGATCAGCAACTGGACCGAGCTGGATGTATGGAACTATATCAAAAAAGAAGCGATCCCGCTTCCTTCCATTTATTTTGCCCACGAACGTGAAGTGATCGAGCACGAAGGCCAGCTGATCGCTGTTTCAGACTATATCACCATTGATGAGACGGATGTGATCGCTACCAAAAAAGTACGTTACCGCACCGTTGGTGATATGACCTGTACGGCGGCGGTAGAATCCAGCGCCACAACACTGGACGAGGTGGTTAATGAGATCATGGCTACCCGTATCTCTGAAAGAGGAGAAACCCGGATCGATGACAAGGTAACGGAAGCCGCAATGGAAGACCGGAAGAAGGGTGGGTACTTCTAA
- a CDS encoding phosphoadenylyl-sulfate reductase: MFTEEQIQEIENASTADALRLVTARFPEETVFSTSLGQEDQVLTEMIAANKLPVRIFTLDTGRLFYEHYDLLEKTNARYKINIDVYFPEAPDVAAYVKEKGVNGFYESVENRKECCFIRKVKPLNRALKGAKVWITGLRSEQSDNRKDMKMIEWDEDRKLYKFNPLIRWSYDEMIGYIREKNIPYNPLHDKGFVSIGCAPCTRAIEPGEDPRAGRWWWEVSHKECGLHVHE; this comes from the coding sequence ATGTTTACAGAAGAACAGATACAGGAAATAGAAAATGCCTCAACGGCAGATGCGTTAAGACTGGTAACAGCCCGGTTCCCGGAAGAGACGGTATTCTCCACATCCCTGGGGCAGGAAGACCAGGTGCTGACGGAAATGATTGCCGCCAACAAGCTTCCTGTAAGGATTTTTACATTGGATACCGGACGCCTGTTTTACGAACATTACGACCTGTTGGAAAAAACCAATGCCCGCTATAAAATAAACATCGACGTTTACTTTCCGGAAGCTCCGGATGTCGCGGCTTATGTAAAAGAAAAAGGGGTGAACGGTTTTTATGAATCCGTTGAAAACCGCAAGGAATGCTGCTTTATCAGAAAGGTAAAACCCCTGAACCGCGCGCTGAAAGGTGCCAAAGTATGGATTACCGGTTTACGCAGTGAACAGTCGGACAACCGGAAAGACATGAAAATGATTGAATGGGATGAAGACCGGAAACTGTATAAATTCAATCCCCTGATCCGGTGGAGCTATGATGAGATGATCGGATACATCCGGGAAAAGAACATTCCTTATAATCCGCTGCACGACAAAGGATTTGTCAGCATTGGCTGCGCCCCCTGTACCCGGGCTATTGAGCCTGGTGAAGACCCCAGGGCCGGCAGGTGGTGGTGGGAAGTTTCCCACAAAGAATGTGGACTCCATGTCCACGAGTAA
- a CDS encoding peroxiredoxin, with the protein MSLRLGDTAPDFTAQSTEGEIKFHEYLGNSWGVLFSHPADYTPVCTTELGKTALLKGEFEKRGVKALAVSVDPLDSHVGWKSDINETQNCSVDFPILADPDKNIATLYDMIHPNASEKATVRSLFIIGPDKKVKLIITYPASTGRNFQEVLRVIDSLQLTANHSVATPADWKHGEDVIVVPSISTEDAIKKFPKGVKEVKPYLRYTPQPNI; encoded by the coding sequence ATGTCTTTAAGATTAGGAGATACTGCCCCGGATTTTACCGCGCAGTCTACTGAAGGAGAAATCAAATTTCATGAATACCTGGGCAATTCCTGGGGCGTTCTGTTTTCACACCCGGCCGATTATACACCCGTTTGTACCACAGAGCTGGGAAAAACCGCTTTGTTAAAAGGTGAATTTGAAAAACGTGGTGTAAAAGCACTGGCGGTGAGTGTGGATCCCCTGGATTCTCACGTAGGTTGGAAAAGCGACATCAATGAAACACAGAATTGCTCGGTGGATTTCCCCATCCTGGCAGATCCTGATAAAAATATCGCAACCCTTTATGATATGATCCATCCCAATGCTTCTGAAAAAGCAACGGTGCGTTCCCTGTTCATCATTGGGCCCGACAAAAAAGTAAAACTGATCATTACCTACCCCGCTTCCACCGGAAGAAACTTCCAGGAAGTACTGCGTGTGATCGATTCATTACAGCTGACCGCTAATCACAGCGTGGCTACCCCGGCAGACTGGAAACATGGTGAGGATGTAATTGTAGTGCCTTCCATCAGCACAGAAGATGCCATCAAAAAATTCCCGAAAGGTGTTAAAGAGGTAAAACCTTATTTGCGGTATACGCCTCAGCCGAATATATAA